One genomic window of Parasteatoda tepidariorum isolate YZ-2023 chromosome 9, CAS_Ptep_4.0, whole genome shotgun sequence includes the following:
- the LOC107440695 gene encoding FHF complex subunit HOOK-interacting protein 1B isoform X2 — translation MSWMFKRDSPLRSSLRKYSFSLSPKLPEGACLEVFQTHWHQAYSIIDKNGPWQQTLPTSDDVTGVINNLDQMITLLLQEAQQSPACLTNGTPGSEPEPTGPLLSYLLMEGCLDKLFTWSLRAGEFVNALKLEQLKFYEVLVTNCHQDLLFHKPIVRPLLRLLASCGEGIPVEVEKRLIILLNTLCVCLTQFPDLLQVFFGASSDHGSTRFLIFSLLIPFVHREGSIGQQARDALLLCMALSRRNESIGIYIAEHSNFCPVLATGLSGLYSVLPRKLPHVPEDWHQFTAEDISEMPELAMFLNSLEFCNAVIQVAHPMVQEQLMEYLYQGFLVPVLGPALHQDAVAVPLERLENTSKYLNTVEEIVATTAYLELFIRTITEPILIQMFLKFILSSCYDGHRILNSLVDRLGAQTRLCLVTMSLFQSLLELNCEDVLFELVFRYLIPCSHVMVSQRSRVRDADLYNQAADKFLSLIPASSVLHNTGLNSMLTTSQSTPLSSLPFSGINHMENLPPVSRGGSLRIKRHHRSPSTNSFAFGELERLQSAIPKTQWYVNIPETQLSSYMDYLRDAHKKVKTCTLACRCWSFTYDGLDPPPNSVTDSQVKEIQPNSCETNCSAKVSVNKDEKNQHLLQKANINSDRQVLELSSRNLAVLQDTFNQIQRDRSIAIERTEKVTNLKDNHKGSIPSDILDQIVKAEDETTFWNLVCSTESLSSKDSVEDSLQTIDSYFNELDAGVGLEGRIHVCFTEPADLKDECSNADSGVFECRDSCISEKDSDNASLTIISAKSNDNNSSLFISIPPSTKTDLKRSSTSVSETSTKSNSPASPGSWESFGTPNIGPFLSIILARLEMMMQNDVYTNLHLTGLISRLACYPQPLLRSFLLNPSLVFQPTVRSLFQVLGSLKQKVDSYSYSVDNYEDLVEQSKRFLFTRIQHMQESNTVRSYSRSLNQCPPIVEIQRGEPRRRSLTSYLFRKSSSFLRQRENALSKEPVLESISDGHGYRYVSKPAPFSLEGEIESIKAKNAILCAVVLEEFLKELAAIAQEHSIVQLNPEFWDDIDAPWD, via the exons ATGAGTTGGATGTTCAAACGTGATAGTCCATTGCGATCTAGCCTTCGCAAATATTCATTCTCTCTGTCACCTAAATTGCCAGAAGGTGCATGCCTAGAGGTCTTTCAAACACATTGGCATCAAGCATATAGTATCATTGACAAAAATGG gcCATGGCAACAAACATTGCCGACATCTGATGATGTCACTggtgttattaataatttggaTCAGATGATTACACTCCTTTTGCAAGAAGCACAACAATCGCCAGCTTGCCTGACGAATGGAACTCCAGGGAGTGAACCAGAGCCAACTGGTCCACTTTTAAGCTATCTGTTAATGGAAGGCTGTTTAGATAAACTTTTTACCTGGTCTTTAAGAGCTGGAGAATTCGTAAATGCCTTAAAATTAGAGCAGCTAAAATTTTAcgaa gTTTTAGTAACAAATTGTCATCAAGATTTACTTTTCCATAAGCCTATTGTTCGACCACTCTTACGTCTACTGGCCTCTTGTGGAGAGGGTATTCCTGTTGAAGTTGAAAAAaggctaattattttattaaatacattgtgTGTCTGCTTAACTCAGTTTCCTGATTTACTTCAAGTATTCTTTGGTGCAAGCTCTGACCATGGCTCAACAAG gtTCTTGATTTTTTCTCTTCTCATACCTTTTGTTCATCGTGAAGGCTCTATTGGACAACAAGCAAGAGATGCATTATTACTTTGCATGGCCTTATCTAGAAGGAATGAAAGTATAGGAATTTATATTGCTGAACATTCTAATTTCTGTCCA gtTTTAGCTACTGGTTTGAGCGGACTCTATTCTGTTCTACCGCGAAAGCTGCCTCACGTTCCTGAAGATTGGCATCAGTTTACAGCAGAAGACATCTCAGAAATGCCTGAATTAGCCATGTTTCTGAATTCTTTGGAATTCTGTAATGCTGTGATACAG GTCGCACATCCAATGGTTCAAGAACAATTGATGGAATATTTATATCAAGGATTTTTAGTTCCAGTTTTGGGACCTGCTCTTCATCAG GATGCTGTTGCAGTGCCTCTTGAAAGGCTTGAAAACACTTCAAAGTATTTG aacacAGTAGAGGAAATTGTTGCTACTACTGCATATTTGGAACTTTTCATACGTACAATTACTGAaccaattttaatacaaatgttCTTGAAATTCATTCTCAGTTCCTGTTATGATGGtcatcgaattttaaattctttagttGATCGATTAGGGGCACAAACAAGG CTCTGTCTTGTTACGATGTCATTGTTTCAAAGTTTGCTGGAACTAAATTGCGAAgatgttttgtttgaattagTTTTTAG GTATTTGATTCCTTGCTCTCATGTTATGGTGAGCCAGCGAAGTAGAGTGAGAGATGCGGACTTGTACAATCAAGCTGCGGACAAATTCTTATCTCTCATTCCAGCATCGTCGGTGCTTCATAATACTGGTCTAAACTCTATGCTCACAACTAGCCAAAGTACGCCTCTGTCATCGCTGCCATTCTCCGGAATCAACCACATGGAAAACTTGCCACCAGTCAGCCGGGGTGGAAGTCTTCGTATAAAGCGCCATCATAGATCACCGTCCACTAATAGCTTTGCTTTTGGGGAACTCGAAAGACTTCAGTCTGCTATTCCTAAGACTCAATGGTATGTGAACATACCTGAAACACAACTATCTAGTTACATGGACTATTTGAGAGATGCtcataaaaaagtgaaaacttgTACTCTCGCATGTAGGTGCTGGTCGTTTACCTACGATGGCCTCGATCCACCTCCAAATTCTGTTACGGACTCTCAAGTTAAAGAAATACAGCCTAATAGTTGTGAAACAAATTGTAGTGCGAAAGTTTCTGTaaataaagatgagaaaaatCAGCATCTACTTCAAAAAGCCAACATTAACTCCGATCGCCAAGTTTTGGAGCTGTCCTCTAGAAATTTAGCAGTTCTACAGGACACATTTAACCAAATACAAAGGGACAGATCTATTGCCATTGAAAGAACAGAAAAAGTAACTAATTTGAAAGACAATCACAAAGGATCGATACCTTCTGACATACTCGATCAAATAGTCAAAGCAGAAGATGAAACAACGTTTTGGAACTTAGTGTGTTCTACAGAATCACTTTCTTCCAAGGATAGCGTCGAAGACAGTTTGCAAACGATTGATAGTTATTTCAATGAGTTAGACGCAGGTGTAGGCTTGGAAGGTAGAATTCACGTCTGCTTTACCGAACCGGCCGATTTGAAAGACGAATGCTCAAATGCAGACTCTGGAGTTTTTGAGTGTAGGGACAGTTGCATATCTGAAAAGGACTCAGACAATGCATCTCTGACAATTATCAGTGCCAAATCTAATGATAATAACTCctctttatttataagtatacCTCCTTCtacaaaaactgatttaaaaagaagttcCACATCAGTATCTGAAACAAGTACAAAAAGTAACAGTCCAGCTTCTCCTGGAAGTTGGGAGTCATTTGGGACTCCAAATATTGGtccatttttaagcattatactTGCAAGGCTAGAAATGATGATGCAGAATGATGTATATACTAATTTACACTTGACTGGTCTCATTTCTCGTTTAGCCTGCTACCCACAGCCTCTGCTGCGGTCATTTCTTCTAAATCCCTCCTTAGTTTTCCAGCCAACCGTCCGATCCTTGTTTCAG GTTTTAGGTTCTTTGAAGCAAAAAGTAGACAGCTATTCCTATTCTGTTGATAATTATGAAGACTTAGTTGAGCAGAGTAAGCGGTTTCTTTTCACAAGGATTCAACATATGCAAGAATCAAATACTGTTCGAAGTTATTCTCGATCTCTAAATCAATGTCCTCCCATTGTAGAAATTCAAAGAG GAGAACCTCGACGTAGAAGTCTTACTAGTTACTTGTTTCGTAAAAGTAGCAGTTTCTTAAGACAAAGAGAAAATGCCCTTAGTAAAGAGCCAGTGTTAGAATCTATTTCTGATGGACATGGATACAG
- the LOC107440695 gene encoding FHF complex subunit HOOK-interacting protein 1B isoform X4 — protein sequence MSWMFKRDSPLRSSLRKYSFSLSPKLPEGACLEVFQTHWHQAYSIIDKNGPWQQTLPTSDDVTGVINNLDQMITLLLQEAQQSPACLTNGTPGSEPEPTGPLLSYLLMEGCLDKLFTWSLRAGEFVNALKLEQLKFYEVLVTNCHQDLLFHKPIVRPLLRLLASCGEGIPVEVEKRLIILLNTLCVCLTQFPDLLQVFFGASSDHGSTRFLIFSLLIPFVHREGSIGQQARDALLLCMALSRRNESIGIYIAEHSNFCPVLATGLSGLYSVLPRKLPHVPEDWHQFTAEDISEMPELAMFLNSLEFCNAVIQVAHPMVQEQLMEYLYQGFLVPVLGPALHQNTVEEIVATTAYLELFIRTITEPILIQMFLKFILSSCYDGHRILNSLVDRLGAQTRLCLVTMSLFQSLLELNCEDVLFELVFRYLIPCSHVMVSQRSRVRDADLYNQAADKFLSLIPASSVLHNTGLNSMLTTSQSTPLSSLPFSGINHMENLPPVSRGGSLRIKRHHRSPSTNSFAFGELERLQSAIPKTQWYVNIPETQLSSYMDYLRDAHKKVKTCTLACRCWSFTYDGLDPPPNSVTDSQVKEIQPNSCETNCSAKVSVNKDEKNQHLLQKANINSDRQVLELSSRNLAVLQDTFNQIQRDRSIAIERTEKVTNLKDNHKGSIPSDILDQIVKAEDETTFWNLVCSTESLSSKDSVEDSLQTIDSYFNELDAGVGLEGRIHVCFTEPADLKDECSNADSGVFECRDSCISEKDSDNASLTIISAKSNDNNSSLFISIPPSTKTDLKRSSTSVSETSTKSNSPASPGSWESFGTPNIGPFLSIILARLEMMMQNDVYTNLHLTGLISRLACYPQPLLRSFLLNPSLVFQPTVRSLFQVLGSLKQKVDSYSYSVDNYEDLVEQSKRFLFTRIQHMQESNTVRSYSRSLNQCPPIVEIQRGEPRRRSLTSYLFRKSSSFLRQRENALSKEPVLESISDGHGYRYVSKPAPFSLEGEIESIKAKNAILCAVVLEEFLKELAAIAQEHSIVQLNPEFWDDIDAPWD from the exons ATGAGTTGGATGTTCAAACGTGATAGTCCATTGCGATCTAGCCTTCGCAAATATTCATTCTCTCTGTCACCTAAATTGCCAGAAGGTGCATGCCTAGAGGTCTTTCAAACACATTGGCATCAAGCATATAGTATCATTGACAAAAATGG gcCATGGCAACAAACATTGCCGACATCTGATGATGTCACTggtgttattaataatttggaTCAGATGATTACACTCCTTTTGCAAGAAGCACAACAATCGCCAGCTTGCCTGACGAATGGAACTCCAGGGAGTGAACCAGAGCCAACTGGTCCACTTTTAAGCTATCTGTTAATGGAAGGCTGTTTAGATAAACTTTTTACCTGGTCTTTAAGAGCTGGAGAATTCGTAAATGCCTTAAAATTAGAGCAGCTAAAATTTTAcgaa gTTTTAGTAACAAATTGTCATCAAGATTTACTTTTCCATAAGCCTATTGTTCGACCACTCTTACGTCTACTGGCCTCTTGTGGAGAGGGTATTCCTGTTGAAGTTGAAAAAaggctaattattttattaaatacattgtgTGTCTGCTTAACTCAGTTTCCTGATTTACTTCAAGTATTCTTTGGTGCAAGCTCTGACCATGGCTCAACAAG gtTCTTGATTTTTTCTCTTCTCATACCTTTTGTTCATCGTGAAGGCTCTATTGGACAACAAGCAAGAGATGCATTATTACTTTGCATGGCCTTATCTAGAAGGAATGAAAGTATAGGAATTTATATTGCTGAACATTCTAATTTCTGTCCA gtTTTAGCTACTGGTTTGAGCGGACTCTATTCTGTTCTACCGCGAAAGCTGCCTCACGTTCCTGAAGATTGGCATCAGTTTACAGCAGAAGACATCTCAGAAATGCCTGAATTAGCCATGTTTCTGAATTCTTTGGAATTCTGTAATGCTGTGATACAG GTCGCACATCCAATGGTTCAAGAACAATTGATGGAATATTTATATCAAGGATTTTTAGTTCCAGTTTTGGGACCTGCTCTTCATCAG aacacAGTAGAGGAAATTGTTGCTACTACTGCATATTTGGAACTTTTCATACGTACAATTACTGAaccaattttaatacaaatgttCTTGAAATTCATTCTCAGTTCCTGTTATGATGGtcatcgaattttaaattctttagttGATCGATTAGGGGCACAAACAAGG CTCTGTCTTGTTACGATGTCATTGTTTCAAAGTTTGCTGGAACTAAATTGCGAAgatgttttgtttgaattagTTTTTAG GTATTTGATTCCTTGCTCTCATGTTATGGTGAGCCAGCGAAGTAGAGTGAGAGATGCGGACTTGTACAATCAAGCTGCGGACAAATTCTTATCTCTCATTCCAGCATCGTCGGTGCTTCATAATACTGGTCTAAACTCTATGCTCACAACTAGCCAAAGTACGCCTCTGTCATCGCTGCCATTCTCCGGAATCAACCACATGGAAAACTTGCCACCAGTCAGCCGGGGTGGAAGTCTTCGTATAAAGCGCCATCATAGATCACCGTCCACTAATAGCTTTGCTTTTGGGGAACTCGAAAGACTTCAGTCTGCTATTCCTAAGACTCAATGGTATGTGAACATACCTGAAACACAACTATCTAGTTACATGGACTATTTGAGAGATGCtcataaaaaagtgaaaacttgTACTCTCGCATGTAGGTGCTGGTCGTTTACCTACGATGGCCTCGATCCACCTCCAAATTCTGTTACGGACTCTCAAGTTAAAGAAATACAGCCTAATAGTTGTGAAACAAATTGTAGTGCGAAAGTTTCTGTaaataaagatgagaaaaatCAGCATCTACTTCAAAAAGCCAACATTAACTCCGATCGCCAAGTTTTGGAGCTGTCCTCTAGAAATTTAGCAGTTCTACAGGACACATTTAACCAAATACAAAGGGACAGATCTATTGCCATTGAAAGAACAGAAAAAGTAACTAATTTGAAAGACAATCACAAAGGATCGATACCTTCTGACATACTCGATCAAATAGTCAAAGCAGAAGATGAAACAACGTTTTGGAACTTAGTGTGTTCTACAGAATCACTTTCTTCCAAGGATAGCGTCGAAGACAGTTTGCAAACGATTGATAGTTATTTCAATGAGTTAGACGCAGGTGTAGGCTTGGAAGGTAGAATTCACGTCTGCTTTACCGAACCGGCCGATTTGAAAGACGAATGCTCAAATGCAGACTCTGGAGTTTTTGAGTGTAGGGACAGTTGCATATCTGAAAAGGACTCAGACAATGCATCTCTGACAATTATCAGTGCCAAATCTAATGATAATAACTCctctttatttataagtatacCTCCTTCtacaaaaactgatttaaaaagaagttcCACATCAGTATCTGAAACAAGTACAAAAAGTAACAGTCCAGCTTCTCCTGGAAGTTGGGAGTCATTTGGGACTCCAAATATTGGtccatttttaagcattatactTGCAAGGCTAGAAATGATGATGCAGAATGATGTATATACTAATTTACACTTGACTGGTCTCATTTCTCGTTTAGCCTGCTACCCACAGCCTCTGCTGCGGTCATTTCTTCTAAATCCCTCCTTAGTTTTCCAGCCAACCGTCCGATCCTTGTTTCAG GTTTTAGGTTCTTTGAAGCAAAAAGTAGACAGCTATTCCTATTCTGTTGATAATTATGAAGACTTAGTTGAGCAGAGTAAGCGGTTTCTTTTCACAAGGATTCAACATATGCAAGAATCAAATACTGTTCGAAGTTATTCTCGATCTCTAAATCAATGTCCTCCCATTGTAGAAATTCAAAGAG GAGAACCTCGACGTAGAAGTCTTACTAGTTACTTGTTTCGTAAAAGTAGCAGTTTCTTAAGACAAAGAGAAAATGCCCTTAGTAAAGAGCCAGTGTTAGAATCTATTTCTGATGGACATGGATACAG
- the LOC107440695 gene encoding FHF complex subunit HOOK-interacting protein 1B isoform X3 encodes MSWMFKRDSPLRSSLRKYSFSLSPKLPEGACLEVFQTHWHQAYSIIDKNGPWQQTLPTSDDVTGVINNLDQMITLLLQEAQQSPACLTNGTPGSEPEPTGPLLSYLLMEGCLDKLFTWSLRAGEFVNALKLEQLKFYEVLVTNCHQDLLFHKPIVRPLLRLLASCGEGIPVEVEKRLIILLNTLCVCLTQFPDLLQVFFGASSDHGSTRSEKRDMFLIFSLLIPFVHREGSIGQQARDALLLCMALSRRNESIGIYIAEHSNFCPVLATGLSGLYSVLPRKLPHVPEDWHQFTAEDISEMPELAMFLNSLEFCNAVIQVAHPMVQEQLMEYLYQGFLVPVLGPALHQNTVEEIVATTAYLELFIRTITEPILIQMFLKFILSSCYDGHRILNSLVDRLGAQTRLCLVTMSLFQSLLELNCEDVLFELVFRYLIPCSHVMVSQRSRVRDADLYNQAADKFLSLIPASSVLHNTGLNSMLTTSQSTPLSSLPFSGINHMENLPPVSRGGSLRIKRHHRSPSTNSFAFGELERLQSAIPKTQWYVNIPETQLSSYMDYLRDAHKKVKTCTLACRCWSFTYDGLDPPPNSVTDSQVKEIQPNSCETNCSAKVSVNKDEKNQHLLQKANINSDRQVLELSSRNLAVLQDTFNQIQRDRSIAIERTEKVTNLKDNHKGSIPSDILDQIVKAEDETTFWNLVCSTESLSSKDSVEDSLQTIDSYFNELDAGVGLEGRIHVCFTEPADLKDECSNADSGVFECRDSCISEKDSDNASLTIISAKSNDNNSSLFISIPPSTKTDLKRSSTSVSETSTKSNSPASPGSWESFGTPNIGPFLSIILARLEMMMQNDVYTNLHLTGLISRLACYPQPLLRSFLLNPSLVFQPTVRSLFQVLGSLKQKVDSYSYSVDNYEDLVEQSKRFLFTRIQHMQESNTVRSYSRSLNQCPPIVEIQRGEPRRRSLTSYLFRKSSSFLRQRENALSKEPVLESISDGHGYRYVSKPAPFSLEGEIESIKAKNAILCAVVLEEFLKELAAIAQEHSIVQLNPEFWDDIDAPWD; translated from the exons ATGAGTTGGATGTTCAAACGTGATAGTCCATTGCGATCTAGCCTTCGCAAATATTCATTCTCTCTGTCACCTAAATTGCCAGAAGGTGCATGCCTAGAGGTCTTTCAAACACATTGGCATCAAGCATATAGTATCATTGACAAAAATGG gcCATGGCAACAAACATTGCCGACATCTGATGATGTCACTggtgttattaataatttggaTCAGATGATTACACTCCTTTTGCAAGAAGCACAACAATCGCCAGCTTGCCTGACGAATGGAACTCCAGGGAGTGAACCAGAGCCAACTGGTCCACTTTTAAGCTATCTGTTAATGGAAGGCTGTTTAGATAAACTTTTTACCTGGTCTTTAAGAGCTGGAGAATTCGTAAATGCCTTAAAATTAGAGCAGCTAAAATTTTAcgaa gTTTTAGTAACAAATTGTCATCAAGATTTACTTTTCCATAAGCCTATTGTTCGACCACTCTTACGTCTACTGGCCTCTTGTGGAGAGGGTATTCCTGTTGAAGTTGAAAAAaggctaattattttattaaatacattgtgTGTCTGCTTAACTCAGTTTCCTGATTTACTTCAAGTATTCTTTGGTGCAAGCTCTGACCATGGCTCAACAAGGTCTGAAAAACGAGACAT gtTCTTGATTTTTTCTCTTCTCATACCTTTTGTTCATCGTGAAGGCTCTATTGGACAACAAGCAAGAGATGCATTATTACTTTGCATGGCCTTATCTAGAAGGAATGAAAGTATAGGAATTTATATTGCTGAACATTCTAATTTCTGTCCA gtTTTAGCTACTGGTTTGAGCGGACTCTATTCTGTTCTACCGCGAAAGCTGCCTCACGTTCCTGAAGATTGGCATCAGTTTACAGCAGAAGACATCTCAGAAATGCCTGAATTAGCCATGTTTCTGAATTCTTTGGAATTCTGTAATGCTGTGATACAG GTCGCACATCCAATGGTTCAAGAACAATTGATGGAATATTTATATCAAGGATTTTTAGTTCCAGTTTTGGGACCTGCTCTTCATCAG aacacAGTAGAGGAAATTGTTGCTACTACTGCATATTTGGAACTTTTCATACGTACAATTACTGAaccaattttaatacaaatgttCTTGAAATTCATTCTCAGTTCCTGTTATGATGGtcatcgaattttaaattctttagttGATCGATTAGGGGCACAAACAAGG CTCTGTCTTGTTACGATGTCATTGTTTCAAAGTTTGCTGGAACTAAATTGCGAAgatgttttgtttgaattagTTTTTAG GTATTTGATTCCTTGCTCTCATGTTATGGTGAGCCAGCGAAGTAGAGTGAGAGATGCGGACTTGTACAATCAAGCTGCGGACAAATTCTTATCTCTCATTCCAGCATCGTCGGTGCTTCATAATACTGGTCTAAACTCTATGCTCACAACTAGCCAAAGTACGCCTCTGTCATCGCTGCCATTCTCCGGAATCAACCACATGGAAAACTTGCCACCAGTCAGCCGGGGTGGAAGTCTTCGTATAAAGCGCCATCATAGATCACCGTCCACTAATAGCTTTGCTTTTGGGGAACTCGAAAGACTTCAGTCTGCTATTCCTAAGACTCAATGGTATGTGAACATACCTGAAACACAACTATCTAGTTACATGGACTATTTGAGAGATGCtcataaaaaagtgaaaacttgTACTCTCGCATGTAGGTGCTGGTCGTTTACCTACGATGGCCTCGATCCACCTCCAAATTCTGTTACGGACTCTCAAGTTAAAGAAATACAGCCTAATAGTTGTGAAACAAATTGTAGTGCGAAAGTTTCTGTaaataaagatgagaaaaatCAGCATCTACTTCAAAAAGCCAACATTAACTCCGATCGCCAAGTTTTGGAGCTGTCCTCTAGAAATTTAGCAGTTCTACAGGACACATTTAACCAAATACAAAGGGACAGATCTATTGCCATTGAAAGAACAGAAAAAGTAACTAATTTGAAAGACAATCACAAAGGATCGATACCTTCTGACATACTCGATCAAATAGTCAAAGCAGAAGATGAAACAACGTTTTGGAACTTAGTGTGTTCTACAGAATCACTTTCTTCCAAGGATAGCGTCGAAGACAGTTTGCAAACGATTGATAGTTATTTCAATGAGTTAGACGCAGGTGTAGGCTTGGAAGGTAGAATTCACGTCTGCTTTACCGAACCGGCCGATTTGAAAGACGAATGCTCAAATGCAGACTCTGGAGTTTTTGAGTGTAGGGACAGTTGCATATCTGAAAAGGACTCAGACAATGCATCTCTGACAATTATCAGTGCCAAATCTAATGATAATAACTCctctttatttataagtatacCTCCTTCtacaaaaactgatttaaaaagaagttcCACATCAGTATCTGAAACAAGTACAAAAAGTAACAGTCCAGCTTCTCCTGGAAGTTGGGAGTCATTTGGGACTCCAAATATTGGtccatttttaagcattatactTGCAAGGCTAGAAATGATGATGCAGAATGATGTATATACTAATTTACACTTGACTGGTCTCATTTCTCGTTTAGCCTGCTACCCACAGCCTCTGCTGCGGTCATTTCTTCTAAATCCCTCCTTAGTTTTCCAGCCAACCGTCCGATCCTTGTTTCAG GTTTTAGGTTCTTTGAAGCAAAAAGTAGACAGCTATTCCTATTCTGTTGATAATTATGAAGACTTAGTTGAGCAGAGTAAGCGGTTTCTTTTCACAAGGATTCAACATATGCAAGAATCAAATACTGTTCGAAGTTATTCTCGATCTCTAAATCAATGTCCTCCCATTGTAGAAATTCAAAGAG GAGAACCTCGACGTAGAAGTCTTACTAGTTACTTGTTTCGTAAAAGTAGCAGTTTCTTAAGACAAAGAGAAAATGCCCTTAGTAAAGAGCCAGTGTTAGAATCTATTTCTGATGGACATGGATACAG